TGATTCTGACATACCTGGTGATTATTGCCGTCATGACCGCGGTGAACGTCTATGCGTTGCTCCAGATCCGGACGCTGGCAGGGTTAAATACCGAAGTTGCTTCTCATCATCACCCAGAAATCGATTCGGCGAAGCGGTTACTGGCATCGTTGTACGAACAGGTACAAAGCGAGAAGAAGTATGTAGCGGTACCGGCATCGACGTTTCTGGAGCACTTCGATGGGGAGAGCAAAGAGTTTCAACTGGTCTTACAGGGGCTCTTGGCCCAGGAGGCATCGGAGTCGGAGACGCGTCTGTTGAGGGATGTGGAACTGATACAACAGAGCCATTTGGCTCTTTTTCAGGCTCAGCTTGCAGAGCCAAAGGGACAGTCAGCGCAGGCGGCTGCCGGGTATGATGCACGGCGGGATACGCTGACGGCAAAGATGACCGCGGCACTTCAGCACTATATCGGTCTGCACGAAGCGCGCATCGCCGTTGGTGTGAAAGCCTCCCATGCCAGCGCGGCTCATGCAGAGTCGCTTACGAGAAATTTGGTGCTGGTCGCGCTTCTGTTCGGTCTCGGTATGGCCGCGGTCGCAAGTTACAACATTCTTCGCCCGTTACGCCGTTTGCAGGCCACGATTCAGGAAATGGGGCAGGGGAATTTTCGCGCGACCTTGGATGGTCAGGCGCCACGAGAACTGCGGGAGTTGGGCGATACCGTCAAATGGATGGGCGCGAGGCTTCAACAACTAGACGACATTAAAAGCGAATTTCTCGCTCACGTCTCGCATGAACTTCGAACCCCGATGGCATCGATCCAGGAGGGAACCCATCTGTTACTTGACGAGATTCCCGGCCCATTGACGCAAGATCAACGAACGAC
This is a stretch of genomic DNA from Nitrospira sp.. It encodes these proteins:
- a CDS encoding HAMP domain-containing histidine kinase, translating into MRLSIFWRLILTYLVIIAVMTAVNVYALLQIRTLAGLNTEVASHHHPEIDSAKRLLASLYEQVQSEKKYVAVPASTFLEHFDGESKEFQLVLQGLLAQEASESETRLLRDVELIQQSHLALFQAQLAEPKGQSAQAAAGYDARRDTLTAKMTAALQHYIGLHEARIAVGVKASHASAAHAESLTRNLVLVALLFGLGMAAVASYNILRPLRRLQATIQEMGQGNFRATLDGQAPRELRELGDTVKWMGARLQQLDDIKSEFLAHVSHELRTPMASIQEGTHLLLDEIPGPLTQDQRTTLRIMSDSSRRLMYLISTILDLSKIESGMMEYRFVPTDLRRVADISLNKIRLLADAKQVQLLVEAPVERYWVRADSTRIEQVLDNVLSNALKYSPEGAAVKLQMTPQREEGLLHVDVSDSGPGIPAEEVPHIFERFYQGRTKTRHASVGSGLGLALAKKVVEAHGGRIWVESEVGKGTTVRFILCLTKPGMLV